ACAAGCAGGCGAGCTTGGCTATGGGACCTATGGGAACGTTCCCATACGGCAACGGAGCGTCTCATTCGAGTAGTCTAAAAAAATTGCTTTTGGCGTGATATTAACATGAACGAGAAACTGAACGGCTTGGTCAGCCATTCCGGTTGGGACGAGATCACCGGAGAACTCGCAACCTACAGAGACCACCTTAAACTCCTTGGCGCTCAGGCTTTCCAAGCCGAAGACCCACGGCTTGTTGAACGGCTCACCGATCAATGGCGGGAAGTTGAACAAGTTATTTTGGCGATCAAAGACACGCGCAACAAGATTGCGAAACTTGCCGCAACCGCGCCAAACGAAGTCTCCAGCACCCCGCTCTCAAAGGAAGAACGGGTGGAGATCGTCACCAAACAAATCGACGACGCGCTCAACCTCACGGACGAACTCTTTGGCATGGACACTTGGCAACAAGCCGACACCTGCCGCTGCAAAGCCAACGTCTGCGACCTGCGCGCCTTGCTCATTCAAGCCTTGTCGCTCGAGCTGGAAACCAACGAGATCGCCGATGCGCTCCGCGACCTCAAGGATCGGTTTGAAGAAGAGAACCCCGATATCCCCTTTTACGGGTTCAGCATGCGGCGACAACATCCGCCCGAAGTGTGGAGCCAGCTCGGCGAGGCCTACCGCCTGATGGGTACCGCCGCCGAATCGTTGGAATGGGTCGAAAAAGCCGAAGGGCTTGACTCCGATGCCCTCCGAGACCTCGTCATCTCCGTCTCCTCGGTCGAAACCTGGCTCTACCGCCTGTTTGGAGACTACGACCTGAAAGTCGGCGACGACCAACAACGGGCCTTCAACGCCCGAGTCAGAGCCCTCTCGGAAGGGCAGTTCTATGTGCCCTGGTGGAATATGGACCCCAGCGCCAAAGTCGAAACCTGGCAGATTGCCGAAGCGGCCAAAAGGCTCCCCCAAGTATTTGAGGCCACCAAGGAAATCTTCGCCAACCCGACCCTGAGTGCCGAGCGGGCGGCCTTGACCGACGCCATGGGAGAGGCCACCACGACCTCCCGACGACGGAAATAGAGTTCATAGTCATGAAAAATCGGTGAATTCCGTACGGATTTCACCGATTTTTTTGGTCTTGACTGGCTGGCGTCCGCTCCACTATCATAAAACAAATGGGGCAGGGGAAAAGGCCGGTCAGGAACGCAGCCGAGTTGTCAGACCGTGGCATGTCCGTCCGGCCCTGTCCGGTCGGAACCGGCGTCGTCATCGTCCAACAGGTGCCGGGGGGCCAACCCTTCACCATCCACTTGACCTTGCCCGAGGCGAAAGAACTCGCTTCCCAATTAGTCGACGCCGTGCGGGAGGTTCGCCAGGGCATGGGCGGGCTAAAAACCGCCCGCTCACTTTATGCCGAAGGGAAGCGGCTGGATGAAATCGCCCACGCCCTGAACATGACGGTTGATGAAGTCAAGCACGAACTGGCCGCGTGCAAAATCCTCAAAGACCTCGACGGGCTTTAGCCAGCCGGTTGCACGTCGCCTTGCAATCCCCGCCGCACGACCAAAAATTTCATCCGTTGCGGTTGGAACTGGGTGCGGAGCTCTTCAATCGCCCGGTCCACGTAGATCGTGCCACCGCAATAGAACAAGTCCACTGCCGCATAACCGTGCTCGGGCCACGTGTGAATCGTGTAGTGCGATTCTTGGATGATGACCGCGCCGCTGACCCCATAGGGCTTGAACTCGTGGAACGAATCGGTGACGACGGTTGCTTCGCTAGCCACGGCCGCGTCGCGCATGGCTTTTCCCACCGTGTTTTCCAACTCCAACGATTTCGGGTCGCACCCGAACAGTTCGATGAGGATGTGGCTTCCCAAGGATGGTTCTTCGCCTTTCAGCCGGGGCAGCCCATCCGGATCGCGTTGGATCCAATCTTCAAACGCGCGGACGTCATTGCTGTGGATCAAGGCCCAGCCGGCGTCGTTATCAATGAGGGGTGGGGCCGCCGCCGCCACTTTGGGCCGAGCGAACATCTGCCGGATCCGGCCCAAGAGCGGTTTTTTCCGATCCGCGAACGGGATCGCCACCGCTAAAGCGATGGGAATTGCGAGCGCAATGGTTTCGTACAATCGTGTTTCCTGTGGATTTGCCTTGCCTATGCGGCACTGACAAGCAGGCCGCGCCGACCGAACAGAAAAGGCAAGGCCCTGCAAGCCGTTCGTGAAGCCCGACAGAAAACGGAACCCCGGACGATAACGCACCAGTTCCGGCCCCTGTTCCCCACTCGATTAAGCGGAGATGGCCCTTACCTTTTGGCGTCGCGTTCGGCAAGCCGATTGCTAACGCTCTTTTGAGATGATACCGGGTTGTGGAAAACCAACAACACGGTCCCGCCTCTGATTTTGTTAGATGCAAATTCGGGGCCAGATGGCGGACCGGTGGGACTAAAGAAGCTCAGCCGGCGACGACTCCGTCCTCCATTCGGACGATGCGGTCGGCACCTTCCAGCATCGCCGGATCGTGGGTGACCACGACCAACGCGCCAGATCCCCGGTGGAGTTGGAGGGAATCCATCACCCCCCGCCCGTTTTTGTGGTCGAGTGCCGCCGTCGGTTCATCGGCAAAAACCACCTTTGGGCGACCCAAAAGGGCCCGGGCGATGCAAACCCGCTGCTTTTGGCCGCCGCTCAATTGGTGGGGGTATCGGTCGGCCAAGCCCTCCAATCCCAAATCCGCCAGAATCTTGGCCGCTTCCTCCCGCCGATCTTCGCCGGGCAGGGCCACCAAAACGTTCTCCATGGCCGTCAGATAACCGATGAGGTAGGGGTATTGGAAGACGAATCCGAATTCCGACAGCCGGATTTGCGCCCGCTCCGCGTCGCCCATCTGTTCAAACGGGCGGCCATCCCACAACACCCGGCCCGCTGTCGGCACTTTGAGCCCGCCCATCAAGTAAAGCAAACTGCTCTTGCCGCTCCCGCTCGGGCCCAAAATCCCGACAAACTCACCCGGCGCGACTGCCAAATCCACATCCCGGCAGGCAAACACCTCACGCCCGTGGTCTTGATACACCAACGAAACGCCTTCAAGCCGGATCACACCAACCTCCGTTCCACAACCCCCACCGGGTCGAACGATTTGAACCGCGCCCATACCGTGTACAGCGAGACGGCGAAGATCGCAACCGGAACCGGGATCGAATAAGCGTAGGCCCGCAAATCCAATGTGTTCAGCGAAAACGAATGCGGATCCATCAGGACGACCTTGACCAAATAGAGCAGCCCGAAAGCGACCGCTAGGCCAAGAATCCAGCCCCCGACAACGAATATCGTTGTCTCCACAAGCACTCGGCGGAGCAATGACCGCTTTGTGTAACCCAGGGCTTGCAACAACCCGAATTCTTGAATCCTCTGGGTCAAAAAGATGTTCACCAGCATCCCCATCATTAGAGTGATGACCACTACCAAAGTGCCGATGACCACATTCAATATCTGATAGAGGATCGTGAACATCGTGTCGGCCTGTTTTTCCAATTGGTCGTAGGTGAAAACCTGGGCGTTTTGACCTTTGAGTTGATCTTCCACCCATTTGTCGAGCTTTGCTTGGTCTTGGGGGGTTTTGGCAAAAGCCATGAATGCGTCGATATCAGGGAAATGGTTTGCCTGCTGGTATTCGTAGCTGGTGAAGGCAAACCAGTTCTCGCTTTCGGCGATCCCCACCACGCGCACGACCTTGATCGAAAAATTGTCGGTGTCGTCGGGCTTTTGCAGGGCGTCGCCAATTTTCAGCCCCAAGTTCCGCGCCAACGGGGTGCTGATGACGGCTTCCGGCTCGCCCGGGGCGGGTAAATGGCCTTGGATCAGCCGGCCTGACATACGCCCCAAGTAATAGTCCATATCTTGGGATTGCAGGCCCAGCACCACAAATGGCCATTTGCCGACAATGCTCTTGACCTGAATCCCCGTTCCCCGGATGGTCGCCACTCGTTCTAATGGCACCGGCGTCTGTTCTTCCACCACCTTGCGGAGCAGGGGGGTGAGCCAAGGGTTCCCACGCGGGGTCACCGCGACATATTGCCGGCTGTAGCGGTAGATCACCTTAATCGAGAGCGGGATTGAATTGATTAGGCTCACGATGCCGGCAATCAGCATCACGGCCAACACAATCACACCCATCAGAGGTGCGGTTTTGGAAAGGTTCCGGCGGAGGTAGACGACCGGTGCCAGGGGGTTCGAGATCACTTGGGTTCCCCATCTCGGCCAATCCGGCGGTAGCGCAAAAAGACTTCATCTTCACAAGGGATCGCCCCCACCAACCGGAACTGGCGGAGCGAGCCCCGGGGCAATGGCTCTCCCCCAGCGACCGTCGGGATCCCATCGCCGCACTTGACTTTTGGGGCAACCGTCAAAAAAATCTCATCGACCAAGTCGGCGCGGAACAAATCGCCGTTCAAATGGCTCCCACCCTCCGATAACAGGTATCGGATCCCCATTTCGTCCCGCATCCACTTGAACAGCCCCCGGTAATCCAGTTCCCCTTCTCCAATGCAGACCGCCTGGACGTCTTCCGGGATTCGGTCGCGGGCAGAAACGGGGGCAACGACAAATGCGCGCTCCGGGTCTTCGGTGAAAAACGGCACAAATGGGTCGACCGCGCCGGTGCGGCTGGCGACAAAACGAAATTTCCCGAGCGGGTATCGCATTTTTGGCGTGGATCGCAATGTCCCGGCCCCGATCAAAACCCCGTCCGCCGCCTGCTGGATCTGCCTCATTGTGAGGTGGTCTCTTTCAGACCCCAGATCCTGGACCGGCTCCTCCCGGGTGCCCGTGACGATTTTGCCGTCGATGGTCGAGACCATGTTTAACAGAACATAGGGCCGGCCCCCGGGAGGGTCCGGAAATGCCAAATCAGGGTAGACGCCTTTCATCCGAGCTCTCGCTGCAGCGCGGCCGCCAAAACGGCATAGGGTTGTTCGGCATACCGTTGGCCACCGATGAAGAACGTGGGCACGTTATAAACCCCCGATTCGTAGGCGGGGGTGTTGAACTCGGTGATGCGGTCGGCAAACACCTCCTGGTTAACGGATTCCCTCAGGCCCGCGATATTTGACACCAACCCCTTGGCCAAACGGCAGAGTTCTTCCACCTGGCTGATGTCGGTGCCTTCCACCCAATAAGCGTCATAAAGCCGGCGGGCGTATTCCAAATGCACGCCCTCTTGCTTGGCGAATTCGGTCGCGAGGTGGCAATTGTGCGTCCGCAGCTTCGGCGGCCCCTTTTGGACCGGGGGTGCCATTCCAGATGCGTAGCAGGCGAGTTGGAACCGGCTGAGAGTCGGCGGCCGGTTTGCCGGGGGTTCCGGTCGGGGTGGGGCATCCGGCCATTCCATTTCCAGC
Above is a genomic segment from Armatimonadota bacterium containing:
- a CDS encoding dihydrofolate reductase family protein; the protein is MVSTIDGKIVTGTREEPVQDLGSERDHLTMRQIQQAADGVLIGAGTLRSTPKMRYPLGKFRFVASRTGAVDPFVPFFTEDPERAFVVAPVSARDRIPEDVQAVCIGEGELDYRGLFKWMRDEMGIRYLLSEGGSHLNGDLFRADLVDEIFLTVAPKVKCGDGIPTVAGGEPLPRGSLRQFRLVGAIPCEDEVFLRYRRIGRDGEPK
- a CDS encoding DsbA family protein — translated: MTVKVAHDYNCGWCWIGILQIERLQAEFGVEFELIPYELYPLEMEWPDAPPRPEPPANRPPTLSRFQLACYASGMAPPVQKGPPKLRTHNCHLATEFAKQEGVHLEYARRLYDAYWVEGTDISQVEELCRLAKGLVSNIAGLRESVNQEVFADRITEFNTPAYESGVYNVPTFFIGGQRYAEQPYAVLAAALQRELG
- a CDS encoding ABC transporter permease, with protein sequence MISNPLAPVVYLRRNLSKTAPLMGVIVLAVMLIAGIVSLINSIPLSIKVIYRYSRQYVAVTPRGNPWLTPLLRKVVEEQTPVPLERVATIRGTGIQVKSIVGKWPFVVLGLQSQDMDYYLGRMSGRLIQGHLPAPGEPEAVISTPLARNLGLKIGDALQKPDDTDNFSIKVVRVVGIAESENWFAFTSYEYQQANHFPDIDAFMAFAKTPQDQAKLDKWVEDQLKGQNAQVFTYDQLEKQADTMFTILYQILNVVIGTLVVVITLMMGMLVNIFLTQRIQEFGLLQALGYTKRSLLRRVLVETTIFVVGGWILGLAVAFGLLYLVKVVLMDPHSFSLNTLDLRAYAYSIPVPVAIFAVSLYTVWARFKSFDPVGVVERRLV
- the speD gene encoding adenosylmethionine decarboxylase, which gives rise to MKGEEPSLGSHILIELFGCDPKSLELENTVGKAMRDAAVASEATVVTDSFHEFKPYGVSGAVIIQESHYTIHTWPEHGYAAVDLFYCGGTIYVDRAIEELRTQFQPQRMKFLVVRRGLQGDVQPAG
- a CDS encoding ABC transporter ATP-binding protein, with protein sequence MGAVQIVRPGGGCGTEVGVIRLEGVSLVYQDHGREVFACRDVDLAVAPGEFVGILGPSGSGKSSLLYLMGGLKVPTAGRVLWDGRPFEQMGDAERAQIRLSEFGFVFQYPYLIGYLTAMENVLVALPGEDRREEAAKILADLGLEGLADRYPHQLSGGQKQRVCIARALLGRPKVVFADEPTAALDHKNGRGVMDSLQLHRGSGALVVVTHDPAMLEGADRIVRMEDGVVAG